The genomic interval tttgtttccatttgtgCACTTTTCCTTCTCTCGCCTTCCCCGTTTTGccaataaaatgcaataaaactgcaggaaaaaggaggTAGCAATATCATGTTGTCCAAAGACAACACTAGAAATTGTTTTTCCCCGTTACCTTAAACCTAACGAGAGCCTCGGGGGGTGTTAGAACAGTTGGTAAACTCTACACTACTCTGTTTAGCTCTTATTTGGATGTTTAATTTAGCTCTTATTTGGTCCTAGTTGGCTTTTCTCAAACCATTGGATTTAAAGGCCAGTGGCAGTCTCAGATGTCCAACATCAGAAACGTTTCGAGCATGTAgtgagaaaacagaacaaaacaataCTACTGGATATTAACTGCTTAACCAGGGGCTCTTTTTGTGCTTTCAGCTCACAGGGGACAATGACAACCACAAGCTGCTCTCTGTCTCAGTCACGGCCTCCCCGGGGGCACATCCCGGGGTTTCTCCCCCAGCCCGTGGAGCTCAGGCTCACTGCAGCACGCAGTACTTCTTGTAGTCGGACTCGAAGTCCTCGTCCATGCTGCTCGTGTCTGCCATCTTCTTGCCATCGATCTTGGGCAGGAACTGGGCATAGTCCACCCCCTGCTGCTCGTAGAACAGAATGTAGGCAGAGTCCGTGTCGATCTCGTCCGGGTGCAACTCCTGACACAGGGAAAACAGCCACACAAACCCCATGGGATAACTGCTGCACTTCAAACACACACTGCTGCCTCCAAAAGGGTATTTTTAACTGGGTGCAACATAAGGAATCCCATTTCTGTCTCCCCTCTTTGTTATCTCCCTCCATGAATTACTTGGGAACTCTGACAATTTTATAGTGATGAATGCAAATACTTAGAAGTGTCAGAGCTGAGTTATTCACCAATTGAACACAAACTGCTGCCATCATGGAAATGTATTCCTGGCTTTCCATTCTTAGtcatttttccatctttgtACAAAATAAGCATCTTCCCTTAACTGTGGGAGCAGCTGATGAGCAGATGTTACCCTGGAAAAAACCTCACGTACAATTTCagctaataattttaatattaatctGGTGCAGCTTTGGAGATGCTCCCGATTTCAAACAGCAGCTCTCCACAAATGTTTGAgttagtggaaggtgtccctgcccatgccagagGGGTGGAATGGGACGaactttaaggttccttccGTCCCAAATAATTCCGTGATTCTAAAGTTTCTTTAGCTAGAATTTCTGATTCTAAATTTCTTCAGCTCTGGGTaaccaaggaaaaaattatttgaactaATTAGAATAACGATgtgaaataatgaagaaaagaagtgCTTTACCTTGCAGCTGCTGTCATTGTAGCAGTACCACTTGTTGTTCGGGTTTTTGGCATAAGTGACGTAATGACCCCCTCCCATAATTCCTGAATGGCACTGAGGAAAACGAAGAAAAGAAACCCTGGATCAGAAATCCAATAAATGATTCCCAAGTTCATTATCCGTGAGTGAGCCATCACGACAATCTAGACAGCTGGAGCTGACTAACTTTACACACACAAGCAGAACAAATCAGCAGAGACTTCGTTCACCCCCAGCTTTACAGCGAATTTCTGGCGCTGACTTTTGCCCTCCTTCCCTACagatccctgtgctggcacGACCCAGCAAAGGCACCTGGTTAGAGCAGCGTGCCAGGGAGGCAGCcgtggcagaggagcagccaccTACCGAGATTGCATATAGGTTGTAGATGGGGTTGACCCAGACGTCGTCTCTGTCTCTTTGGTCGTCGGCGGCGTCGTCCTCGCTGTGGTTCTCGCCCTGCCCGTTGCTGAGcgagctctgctcccacaggtACCCGTTGGCCAGAGCCCCCTCGCTGTCCTGCCCGGGGTACAGCTCGCTCTGGCTGCCCCCCAAAGCCTGTCCTTTAGTCAGGGCATCCCCCTGCTCGTGCTCAGCACCGTTCTCCCTGTTTGCAGCCAggttttccttgctgctggacagtttgtttttccccagctggGGCAGCCGCAGGCGCCCTTTGCCTCTCCCCAAAGTCCTTGGGCTGCTGTTGGGGCTGCTGTTTTTACTTGAGGGGCAGCTGGTTCCACTTTTCCTCCCCAAGGATGGAGATGCTAGGACAGAAAGCACAGAGATTACTAAGGTGAGTACAAACACagtttagatttctttttaaagtgtttttttttttgaatagcCAAACATTAAACCCCACTGTTTCACTGCATCTCATGAGTAATACATAGAAATTAGACCCCATCTTTGTGCACACACATCCATACTcctaaaaactgaaatttaattcttttatgCAGAAGCACATCCCTCACTAATTCCAGCCCACTTACACAAATACCAGTATCTGCTGTCACTGAGCAACTTCTTAaattccctttcattttttatgctAAATCTTCACTAAGAAATATTTCCAAGTGTAGTactttggcaaaaaaaaaaccccaaaacattaaGATTTTGAACATAACACTTTTCCCCTCCCAAACACCAGCACAGAGTGGAATTTTCCCCAGTCATTCCCTACCTTTGACATTGTTGAGGACAGTAGTGTTTAGGGAGGATGGACTCCTGTTCAGGgtgtccccttctcctgctgtgccagtgaTCTGCACATCTGCTTTCCTGGCGTCCCCTTGGCCAGGCCGTGCTTCAGGAAGGCTCTCAACCTGCAGGGTGAGCTGCTTCCTTTGGAAATGACTCGGATCCCTTTGTACCAAAAAGGCACTTGGGTCAAAGTTTTCTCTGGGAAATTTAACaattttctgggattttatcCAGCGGCCGTTAACAAACTGAAATCTTTTCAGGTGGATGATCTAAGGGGAAATATGGTAGAGAAAATGATTAAAGGGGGGCAATGACATCCCAGTGAGGATTTTAACTGTTCAAAGAGAGCTTTTCCCAAAACATACACATTTTATCCTATGCtagtaaaaatagaaattttttatttggattttggGATTGAGTTGGTAAAATATGAAACTAATATTTTCATGTGGAAATGATGGCAAAGGTTGCTTCAATTCAGTGATCAGCACTGTCTGTTTTGAATAAGCTAccaaatgtgaaaaataagaaCTGCAGGTGTTCCACAACCAGAAAGGAGATCTTGTCACCATCTGAGCATGAGCTGTCTCAGCTGACACTGAGCACAAACCACCACCATTtcctgcaaggcagcagctAAAAACATTCTAAAGGACTTGAGGTTTGCTTGATTTGCCTGCAAACTCAGTCAGTGCCCCACCTGAGAGCGTCAACAGAACAAATCATCTTATTCAGAGCAAGGCAGCTTGGCAGATTTGGGAACAACGTGCTTTGGGTttgctgctgaggaggaaaatgaCACAAGATCCTACCAAAATAGGGGGAAGTCTCCAAAGATCCAGTTTTTTGGTGGCCAGGCAGTGGGTCTTGCACTTGGAGCAGTAGTACATCTcatcctcccccagctcctcctcgcTGGTGAAGGCTCTCAGACAGCTGTCCAGGTTGatgggctctgcctgggctcGGCGGCTTTGTTCAACACTTTCATGTTCTTCCACGATCTGAAAGGGAGACAAAAGTGTCCCTGACTTGGAAGTGTAACACACACTGCTCAGAGGAGGGCTCTCCTCACAGTGTCACAAATAACTTCGCTGGGTTGTTCAGAATTAAAGATAAAAACGAGATGTGCTAAGTTTTAGCAGgaatttcatttcagctttgaagaggcagataaaaataattcactgtTCTTATACTTGGGCTCTGCTCATAAATTATCCATAAGGCACAACTTTACAGATAAAACTCACAAATTGGAACAGTTATTCCAGATTCACCCAGCTACAGGCTTACCTTCAGATGTGTTTTGTTGCCTTAATGAGGAAATAGGTTTACTCACATGCAAAACTGTTTATAGTTACAGAAAATTTATCAAATTAAGATATTTTGTAATGTATCAtgtaatatattattatatatctTGACTAGCTTAAAAGCAATTCAGAGCAGACAGCAAATGCACTGCTGTGGTTCTTTAAAAGCCTCCCTTCCACACCATTAGACCACGTAAGAGGTCTAACATCAAGACATCGATTTATCCAGACTACACTGCCTTTGGTTTAACAGAAAGGGCCAAAAGCAGCATCACCTCACTAACAAGGCTGCAGCGGGTGGCGTTTCAGAGGTGCTACCAAAGAACAAAGGTTTCTGCTGGGATTTTACCCGTTCCTGCGAGGTCTGGTAGCGCAGGTGCAGCGCGGTGGGGTCCCAGTCCACAGCAATGTAGGCATTGCCCACACAGGCCCTGTCCTCTGTGCACTCAATCTTACAGCCGCGGCAGAACCTGAATCAGAGAGGTTGGGTGTGGTCAGTGCAGCTCCAATCACTTCTACATTCCTCCAGTTCTGCTCCTTGTTTTGCCTCCTCTGCACCCTCCAAGCTCCGGGCCTCGCCTTCAGCGTGAGACATTTTCatgcagcagtgctcagggttatttgtgtttttaatgcaaaactTTACCAGAGTGaggaagggaagcagctgcGTGAGCTCCACCATCTGCCTGCACATGATccactggaaggtgtccctggccatggaagGGTTGGaatctttgaggtcccttctaTTCCATTATGATCCAGTGCTGACCAAACCCAGCTACACCCCCAAAAACTCCACTGCTCTGTCTCCACAAGCCATTTTCACCATGATAACTAATTCTAAGGGCTATAAAAcacttgtttaaaaattagtttGTGGCCTGAATACCTTCCAGCAAGGGTCTGGAATTTTCATCAGCAAGTCTTTGTTTGTGGGCAATTCCAAGCATCCTTCAGGGTGAGTTTCTCATTGCCCATTTTAGATCTTACCCTTCAAGTGGCAAGGGACTCACAGGGGTAGATGAATTACATCTGAAAATCGGGGTTTGTGTGAATCCCCCCCAAACCATGCAAGCCTGTGGACATCCAAGGCTGCAGACAGACACAGAATATTGTAAGGGGTTTGGATAATCTCATTTCTGTCTCCTAATTTCAAGTTTCTGTGGCAGCAGAACTTTCAGCTCGGCAAGTCAtaaaagctgtgctgcagtgcaggtCTGCCTGGAGAGAGCTCTGGTGAAATTACATTCCAGATTCTTATTGTTTGATATTACCTCTGAAGTCTGAAATGTACCTCAGACCCATTACCATAAATTACCTTTCTGCTGGAGTGATTCCCTGctgtaaatggaaaaaaaggacaatttaCCTGTACCATGGACACCAAGCACAAGAATTTCCATCCTTCTGAACTACCCTGAGGGTGAAGGGGTATTGATACCCCATGCTGTCATCACTGAAACAGAGGAGAGCACAGCATCAAACAGCAGCACTCTCACTGCAATCACCTCCCTTCACTGGCCTTGTTATGATTACTtaaagaaaacccccaaaatcacaATTTTGATCACAATTTACtattaaaagctgcttttccatggctcAAATTGATCAGATAGAAATAATTATCAATCACTGGACAAGAACGAAGCCAACATTTAAGTGCAGCTACATTTAACTGTACTAAAgagaatttcattttaattactgCCATTATTGTGAGAAACCAAATGAACACCATTTAAAATCTTGCAAGCAAGTGTAAGGCACTGTACTCCAACTCAGATGCAAGGCCGAGGTGCCCAACTCACCAGTCCTGTGCATGGTTACTGGCTTCctgaggagggagggggctggCCAGCCTGGAAACCTGGATCCACACAGCATCATACAGGTCCCTTTTGCGTGTGTGAACCGTGCAGGGAACAATCAGTGGCATCCCAAAGAGACTGGGCCTGTTCTTCTGAGATGAGAGAAAATACAGCTCCGTCCTCATCTGTGGGAGCAAAAGGAGGAGTCAGATGTGAAGGTGCATTAACTCCCAGTGCAATAATCCCCTGGATTGCTGGCCTTGTGACTTATTTCAGACCTTGGCAATTAAGATTAATCAACAATTGCCTTAAAACTACTCTGATTTCAGTATTAAATACTGTAAATTTTGATCACTGACTTGAAAACCATTTCTATTTTACGGTATGATGGCGAGGTTATCTGACCACGTCACACATAAACGTGTACAATTAGCACGCGGACGTGAAAAAATTCTGCTTgtttaaaatttcttcccagGCGTGCAAGGCCACTGACCATCTTCCTGTGCACTGCAATGATGTATCCTGTGCAGGGGCTGTCACACAGCGAGGGCACGTGGCCGTTGAGGGTCCAGCTGGGCGGGCTGCGCTCCGTCCCGCACGGCACCACAGTGTTTGGCATCCCATTGGGAATGAGGCTTGGCTTGGGGACGTCCCCGTTCATCAGGATGGTGGGGGCTCCGTTGGCTGGTGGCCCAGTGGAGGTCTCTGCAGGCAGACAAATAAATTCTCAGTTATCCACAGCAGATCAGGGATTTTATCCCTTCCATTCCGCGTGGACACCGGGCACAACCCGCACGCGTCCTTCCTGTAATCCTCACTGACTGAGAAACTTTGGTCTGAGCTTCTCAGCGGCtcaaaggagcaggaaaagcagagctttgtCTCACCTGTCTGCACAGGGCTGGATGCTGAGGTGGGGGAGCCTGGGATGGGGATCTCAAACGCGCACAGGAAGCCGCTCACCGACAGCCGCACCTTCTGGTTGTCCTGAGGGAAGTTCttcaggagagagggaaagctgCTCAGGCACTTGCACACCTTCATCTGGGACCAAAATGTGTTCTGTTCTTCTGCAAGCTGCGTTCAtcagctcctccctccctccctccctcccatctGCCTCCTTCCACCGTTCCAGAGGAATAAAGCAACCCAAGCCCTCTGCAGGAGTTATCAGTGGTCTCTAATCACACCCAGAGCATCTCCTTTCAAGCACTTTTAATTTACAGCACAAAAATCCCCCTGGAAATATGCACACACGCTGTAAGCCAGTCATTACTTATGGTCCTGATGTTTAAATGCAGTGTTTAAACTCATCACAGCACCTTAACTTGAGATTTATTACCTCAAgatgattttttcccctaaaaatatCATTAGCAATCAATTTTAATCTATTTACAGCAAGCCAAATTACTGtttaagaatgaaataaaagttCATCTAGAGACATAACTAAGCTGATTTTTTACCATGCTTGTAGTTAAATTATTTCACAGCTCTTATAAGCAAAgtttaaatgctaaaaatgaagaaacaacaaaaccacccaTGGCATGTTGCAGCAATAAttaatctttttctctttttacctTTATATTGGAGCTGTGCACCTCTGCAAGCAGAATCTGCTCTGGTTTGAGGCCACAGAGTTCACTCAGCTGTTTTTTCAAGCCTGTGTACTTCTCATCCATGTTCAATCTCAGCCCGTATCGAACAGGAGTGGTACCATctaatttaattactttaaaggggaaaagaaacaccCTGGtcagcagcccaggcaggtTTTAATGACCATAATACATTACAGCTCCCCACttattggaaaatattttttccccacttgaACAggtgatttatttcattttgtcgGTCAGTTTTTAAGGTCTGAAGGCGATGTCACAATGTCAGAAAATCTCTTGCTGCATAGGCAGTAGAAAATGGTTTCAAaatttgtttcctctttccttttgccCCTTTTCCAGCAATCCACAGCTCCTTCAGAGCACAGTTAATGACCCACATTGTATTTTCACCCCTCTTTTTCCTCCGGGCAGATTTAGGACAACCTCCACAAGAGAGGGAAGTTCTCtaaattcccatttaaaaaagattttatatTAAATCCTTCAATCAAGACTAAAAATGAGCcatccttttctgtttctaaaggCTTCATCTTGGTTTAACAGTGTTCCAATGAAAATTCTTGCACTCTTAAATGACTGTATTATTCTAAAGTAGTAACACAAAATTTGATGTTTTACAGCTGTTCCACTtacacagattttatttgaGGAAGGACACACACCACTCACCTGTAATTTCTAGGTGCATGTAGCTGTCCATTGGCAAAGGCAaggataaaaaattaaaagggtcAAACCTAACACTTATATGCCCACAAGTTTTACATTTCACTTGTGACTTCAGCTGCCCATGGAATAAATCCACAACGATGGATCTGTTTCTTCTCAGATGGTTTTCCCAGGCCTGAAATGAAGCACAAAAAATAAGATACCAAGTTAGAAACTGGAGATTACTTCACTGGTCTCCAAAGTTTCATTGGCCTATGGGAGTTAAATTATTTCCACAAAAGTTATTTCctaaattttaataaatgtgcTGTGACTAAATAGTTCCTAAGTAAAGTTCTCGACACAATAATCAAGGTATGacaccatttaaaatatttctgagggGATCATCAGGcgtcttgaaatattttgatactCCCTAATTTTGAGTTGTTCAAAATTGTTGTCAAGTGTCATCTTCATAATTTTATTACAacaattaaaatgcattttcagctcAAAGGTGAAATCATCTCTGTAAATCACAGCTCTGACAAGATCCAAAAGGTGCTACAGTCCCAAAATATTACCAGAGGCAGCCTCATCAACAATTTCTCAGCTTAGTActgcaaggaagagaaaaaaacacacaaaaagcaaCAAAGGCAAAGATCTGAAGCCCTAcctctgctgccacctcccagTCTGGCCTGCCATCACTGTCCTTCAGCTCCACATATGGCTTATCATGGACTCTGTTCAAGTCCTCATGGAGCCCATCCAGGAGaaaagccagcagctcctgggagtcTTGCTGCTGAAAGCCATTAAATCTTGGAGCATATTTTGCTATTGTCCactacaaaaaaagaaaccagcagAAACTTATTTAATATcatataaaaaaatgtaaaaacacaTATTGTAGATGAGACAATTAAACACAAATTTAATTGCCAAGAGCTGAAGGGAGCCCCTTTGCTTTCAGAACAAAAGCTCATTTCCAGGTAAATTCATCACCTTTTGTACCTGAAAAGGGCTACAAAAGCCCCTTCTTATGGCACAACTGGTGGCATCCCACATAACTCCTTTGGTTATGTGGAGTTACAAGCACAAATCCCAGCAGGTCTGATGAACACTGGCTCCTTCTAGGGAAACCTCTGAGTCTCCAAACTGCTACAATACAGGTAACGCCAGGAAAAAGTGcactgaatttctgctttttccaagaAATCCTTGTTTTCCACCCCAGAATAACTCACCCTCAGCTTTAAGGGGGCGATGTTCTTCTGGGTGCCactccacagctcctgcaccaAATCCCCATAGCACTTGGCCATGTGTCCTTTCATTCCTATGGGATTTGTCCTAGAAATGACAAAGGAATTAATACCAGATTCAAATGCAGCCACAGCTCAAGGCTGGAGatgaagaaagaagcagaaaagcttcctgctcccagcaaCAAGTTGTATTTCCACGCCTCTGAAGTAGtatgtgctgcagagctggtaACACTGAATTTAAATCGTTCCTTCCCACTGAATTGCAGCTTGCAGGAGCAGACAGCCCTGAATAAATGTTCCAGCACCCAAagtgccactgctgtccccagcagtcACCTGTTCAGCTCGTAGAGATGCCTCCCTGAGATGAAGTAACGGGTCAGGGGCTGCGTGTTGCTGACACACTGGATGCTGGAGTTCATGAAGCACGTGTTGCCCAGGTTGCTCAGGCCTGTAGCACCCTTCTCAGTAggaactgaatgaaaaaaacatgattTTAGCAGTCAGGCAGATGAGAAAATTCAGGATGTTGCAGCAGCATCTTCTCACAGTAACCAGTTTAATGGAACCTGCTCCCAGTTATGAACTACACGGATGCAGCAGGAGTTTCAAATACACCTCTCTCAACTCTGCCTCACAGAAATTGAGGTATTTTGTTGGTCTGATCCACCACAGACAGCAGTGCAACCCATACAGAATATTTACAGGTAATTATGGTACTGAAAattctgggtttgtttgttaAAATCTTAATTACTCCTTGCTTTAACAAAATCCAAGGTAATACACAGGAAATCCCACCCTCCCACATCTCCAGCACTTTATATAAAGGCCAAGCAAAGGAACATAAAAGACCTCACCCAATGTTAACAGGACTTGTGTTTGAAAGGATTGTTTCAACATTTCAActgttttttgggatttttcttctcatcacAATCCAGTGACTGGGTGAAAGACTCACCTTTGTGTCTGTCTATTTTACTGCTGTTTGCTATAAAAGACATCTCTTCTGGCCAGCTCATGTCTTTGTTTCGAACTGGAAAAGGACATGAAAAGGggcttttaaaaactgttacTTACTCCAGAGAGCTTACACAGCTGAAGaggtttaattaaaaatgtctaATATTTGGGATTAGAAATGTGCTTACTTCCAGCTATTATTTTTGCTACTTCTCATTTCAATGTTTCTAATCATTATTGGAACTCATTCTAACACTGGCATCCCTCCAACCACTCCAGTAACATCTTCAGGAAGCAGCCTTGGGATTGCTTTTGCTGTTGAATAGCAAATTTTTCAGTGCTTATTTTAATTCTCAATGAAGATCCACCAGCTCTGAACAAATCAGTTCATGAGCCACCACTATTACTTTGTGTCGTTGCAAACCAACAAAAGATCCAAATGCATTTCAAAGCAGGGATAAAATACATGTAAACTTTCCTGAATTAGCTTTGCCACCACCTCCCCACAGGTTCCCTCTGCAAACCTCTATTTTTAGAAGCACAGTCAAGGATACTTTTTATACCTTCTATTACTAAATGCTGCTCATCTTGGATTTTAAGGTATTCCAGTCTGTGATCTTCATCATCCAGCAAAGTGAGATAGTTctgcaggagaagaaaacacatcCCAGA from Motacilla alba alba isolate MOTALB_02 chromosome 19, Motacilla_alba_V1.0_pri, whole genome shotgun sequence carries:
- the USP32 gene encoding ubiquitin carboxyl-terminal hydrolase 32 isoform X3, which translates into the protein MTQQCFIREVLGDGVPPKVAEVIYCSFGGISKGLHFNNLIVGLVLLTRGREEEKTKYIFSLFSNESGSYVVREEMEKMLHVVDGKVPESLKKCFSEGEKVNYEKFRVWLLHNKDAFTFSRWLLSGGVYVTLTDDSDTPTFYQTLAGVTHLEESDIIDLEKRYWLLKAQSRTGRFDLETFAPLVSPPIHQSLSEGLFNAFDENRDNHIDFKEISCGLSACCRGPLAERQKFCFKVFDVDRDGVLSRTELKDMVVALLEVWKDNRTDKIPELDMGLSEIVEDILHVHDNTKLGHLTLEDYQIWSVKSALANEFLNLLFQVCHIVLGLRPATPEEEGQIIRGWLERESRYGLQPGHNWFLIAMPWWHQWKEYVKYDANPVVIEPSSVLSGGKNPLVAAAANTPEQGEDKMGGLNDFSAPEEKFSDNISTASEASESTSSNALYPGTPGSEVSFARQHNTSDNNNQCLLGSNGNALLQLNPQKPGAIDNQPLVTQEPVKAASLTMEGGRLKRSPQLVEGKDYVMVPEPVWRALYHWYGANLSLPRPVIKNSKTNVPELELFPRYLLFLRQQPATRTQQSNVWVNMGMMSLRMFPQHLPRGNVPSPNAPLKRVLAYTGCFSRMQTIKEIHEYLSQRLRIKEEDMRLWLYNSENYLTLLDDEDHRLEYLKIQDEQHLVIEVRNKDMSWPEEMSFIANSSKIDRHKVPTEKGATGLSNLGNTCFMNSSIQCVSNTQPLTRYFISGRHLYELNRTNPIGMKGHMAKCYGDLVQELWSGTQKNIAPLKLRWTIAKYAPRFNGFQQQDSQELLAFLLDGLHEDLNRVHDKPYVELKDSDGRPDWEVAAEAWENHLRRNRSIVVDLFHGQLKSQVKCKTCGHISVRFDPFNFLSLPLPMDSYMHLEITVIKLDGTTPVRYGLRLNMDEKYTGLKKQLSELCGLKPEQILLAEVHSSNIKNFPQDNQKVRLSVSGFLCAFEIPIPGSPTSASSPVQTETSTGPPANGAPTILMNGDVPKPSLIPNGMPNTVVPCGTERSPPSWTLNGHVPSLCDSPCTGYIIAVHRKMMRTELYFLSSQKNRPSLFGMPLIVPCTVHTRKRDLYDAVWIQVSRLASPLPPQEASNHAQDCDDSMGYQYPFTLRVVQKDGNSCAWCPWYRFCRGCKIECTEDRACVGNAYIAVDWDPTALHLRYQTSQERIVEEHESVEQSRRAQAEPINLDSCLRAFTSEEELGEDEMYYCSKCKTHCLATKKLDLWRLPPILIIHLKRFQFVNGRWIKSQKIVKFPRENFDPSAFLVQRDPSHFQRKQLTLQVESLPEARPGQGDARKADVQITGTAGEGDTLNRSPSSLNTTVLNNVKASPSLGRKSGTSCPSSKNSSPNSSPRTLGRGKGRLRLPQLGKNKLSSSKENLAANRENGAEHEQGDALTKGQALGGSQSELYPGQDSEGALANGYLWEQSSLSNGQGENHSEDDAADDQRDRDDVWVNPIYNLYAISCHSGIMGGGHYVTYAKNPNNKWYCYNDSSCKELHPDEIDTDSAYILFYEQQGVDYAQFLPKIDGKKMADTSSMDEDFESDYKKYCVLQ
- the USP32 gene encoding ubiquitin carboxyl-terminal hydrolase 32 isoform X1 encodes the protein MGAKESRIGFLGYDEALRRVTDIELKRLKDAFKRTCGLSYYMTQQCFIREVLGDGVPPKVAEVIYCSFGGISKGLHFNNLIVGLVLLTRGREEEKTKYIFSLFSNESGSYVVREEMEKMLHVVDGKVPESLKKCFSEGEKVNYEKFRVWLLHNKDAFTFSRWLLSGGVYVTLTDDSDTPTFYQTLAGVTHLEESDIIDLEKRYWLLKAQSRTGRFDLETFAPLVSPPIHQSLSEGLFNAFDENRDNHIDFKEISCGLSACCRGPLAERQKFCFKVFDVDRDGVLSRTELKDMVVALLEVWKDNRTDKIPELDMGLSEIVEDILHVHDNTKLGHLTLEDYQIWSVKSALANEFLNLLFQVCHIVLGLRPATPEEEGQIIRGWLERESRYGLQPGHNWFLIAMPWWHQWKEYVKYDANPVVIEPSSVLSGGKNPLVAAAANTPEQGEDKMGGLNDFSAPEEKFSDNISTASEASESTSSNALYPGTPGSEVSFARQHNTSDNNNQCLLGSNGNALLQLNPQKPGAIDNQPLVTQEPVKAASLTMEGGRLKRSPQLVEGKDYVMVPEPVWRALYHWYGANLSLPRPVIKNSKTNVPELELFPRYLLFLRQQPATRTQQSNVWVNMGMMSLRMFPQHLPRGNVPSPNAPLKRVLAYTGCFSRMQTIKEIHEYLSQRLRIKEEDMRLWLYNSENYLTLLDDEDHRLEYLKIQDEQHLVIEVRNKDMSWPEEMSFIANSSKIDRHKVPTEKGATGLSNLGNTCFMNSSIQCVSNTQPLTRYFISGRHLYELNRTNPIGMKGHMAKCYGDLVQELWSGTQKNIAPLKLRWTIAKYAPRFNGFQQQDSQELLAFLLDGLHEDLNRVHDKPYVELKDSDGRPDWEVAAEAWENHLRRNRSIVVDLFHGQLKSQVKCKTCGHISVRFDPFNFLSLPLPMDSYMHLEITVIKLDGTTPVRYGLRLNMDEKYTGLKKQLSELCGLKPEQILLAEVHSSNIKNFPQDNQKVRLSVSGFLCAFEIPIPGSPTSASSPVQTETSTGPPANGAPTILMNGDVPKPSLIPNGMPNTVVPCGTERSPPSWTLNGHVPSLCDSPCTGYIIAVHRKMMRTELYFLSSQKNRPSLFGMPLIVPCTVHTRKRDLYDAVWIQVSRLASPLPPQEASNHAQDCDDSMGYQYPFTLRVVQKDGNSCAWCPWYRFCRGCKIECTEDRACVGNAYIAVDWDPTALHLRYQTSQERIVEEHESVEQSRRAQAEPINLDSCLRAFTSEEELGEDEMYYCSKCKTHCLATKKLDLWRLPPILIIHLKRFQFVNGRWIKSQKIVKFPRENFDPSAFLVQRDPSHFQRKQLTLQVESLPEARPGQGDARKADVQITGTAGEGDTLNRSPSSLNTTVLNNVKASPSLGRKSGTSCPSSKNSSPNSSPRTLGRGKGRLRLPQLGKNKLSSSKENLAANRENGAEHEQGDALTKGQALGGSQSELYPGQDSEGALANGYLWEQSSLSNGQGENHSEDDAADDQRDRDDVWVNPIYNLYAISCHSGIMGGGHYVTYAKNPNNKWYCYNDSSCKELHPDEIDTDSAYILFYEQQGVDYAQFLPKIDGKKMADTSSMDEDFESDYKKYCVLQ